The following proteins are co-located in the Myroides profundi genome:
- a CDS encoding 2-hydroxyacid dehydrogenase yields MNTKKVLHIDSNHPLMITQLAELGYENVENYTSSKEEIAESINEYEGIIIRSRFSIDQSFLEKATNLKFIGRVGAGLENIDCAYAETKGIALIAAPEGNRTAVGEHALGMLLSLMNKLNLVDQEVRQGIWIREGNRGHEIEGKTVGIIGYGNMGNAFAKRLQGFDCEVIFHDIREGLENAYAKQVSLAELQERADILSLHTPQTPETMYLINKELIQGFKKPFWFINTARGKSVNTTDLVEALKSGKVRGAALDVLEYEKSSFENMFSDNTLPEPMQYLIQAKNVLLSPHIGGWTIESKEKLAQTIIDKIKLL; encoded by the coding sequence ATGAACACTAAGAAAGTATTACATATAGATAGTAATCATCCTTTAATGATTACACAACTAGCAGAACTAGGATACGAAAATGTAGAAAACTACACTTCTAGTAAAGAAGAAATAGCAGAAAGCATAAACGAATATGAAGGTATCATTATCCGAAGTCGCTTTTCTATTGATCAATCTTTTTTAGAGAAAGCAACTAATTTAAAGTTCATTGGACGTGTCGGTGCTGGACTAGAGAATATAGACTGTGCATATGCAGAGACTAAAGGTATAGCACTTATCGCTGCTCCTGAAGGCAATAGAACTGCAGTAGGAGAACATGCCTTAGGGATGCTACTAAGCCTAATGAATAAACTCAACTTAGTCGATCAAGAAGTAAGACAAGGAATCTGGATTAGAGAAGGAAACAGAGGACATGAGATAGAAGGTAAAACAGTAGGTATTATAGGCTATGGAAATATGGGAAATGCTTTTGCCAAACGCCTACAAGGGTTTGACTGTGAAGTAATCTTCCACGATATCAGAGAAGGACTAGAGAATGCCTATGCAAAACAAGTAAGCTTAGCAGAGTTACAAGAAAGAGCTGATATCCTAAGTCTACATACTCCGCAGACACCGGAGACCATGTATCTCATCAACAAGGAACTAATCCAAGGGTTCAAAAAGCCTTTCTGGTTTATAAATACTGCTAGAGGGAAGTCTGTCAATACTACAGATCTAGTCGAAGCTTTAAAGTCTGGTAAAGTAAGAGGTGCTGCATTAGACGTATTAGAGTACGAGAAGTCTTCTTTCGAGAATATGTTTTCTGATAACACTCTTCCTGAACCTATGCAATACTTAATACAAGCTAAGAATGTATTACTATCCCCTCATATCGGAGGATGGACTATAGAGAGCAAAGAAAAACTAGCTCAAACAATTATAGACAAAATCAAATTACTATAA
- a CDS encoding GNAT family N-acyltransferase, with protein sequence MGLVTAKEVAKAINVDKYGFLGTFTGWMLMKTLKITTLNKIYDRNKHLSNLDFLNAILEEFQIEFEIDPEELKRLPKKGPYITISNHPLGGIDGILLLKLMLEHDPDFKIIANFLLHRIEPLKPYIMPVNPFENNKDVKSSVIGLKDTLRHLSDGKPLGIFPAGEVSTYKDDKLIVDKPWEEGAIKLIKKANVPVVPIYFHATNSKLFYFLSQINPTLRTAKLPSELLTQKNRVIKVRIGRPISVEEQSEHYDINDYGNFLRFKTYLLSNAYKDEDIRKWIKVPSFNFKLPKSVKDIIEAQPVEKILEEINTLREGDYRLLQSKNYEIFLCKSDLIPTILIELGRLREITFRQVGEGTNNELDLDQYDKYYHHMFLWDNDTQQICGAYRMGLGTEIYKKYGINGFYLNELFRFESELYPMMSQSIEMGRAFIIKEYQQKPMPLFLLWKGIVHTTLRYPEHKYLIGGVSISNQFSDFSKSLMIEFMRSHYFDPYIAQYVTPKMEYKVNLKDSEKDLIFSETDSDLNKFDKIIEDVEPGKLRLPVLIKKYIKQNAKVIAFNVDPLFNNAIDGLMYIKIADLPESTVKPVMEEFEAELERKIQEENNKSEKQQS encoded by the coding sequence ATGGGGTTAGTAACGGCGAAAGAAGTAGCAAAGGCAATTAACGTAGATAAGTATGGTTTTTTAGGAACCTTTACAGGGTGGATGTTGATGAAGACGCTTAAAATCACTACGTTAAATAAAATTTACGACCGCAATAAGCATTTGTCTAATCTAGATTTTTTAAATGCTATCTTAGAAGAATTTCAAATTGAATTTGAAATAGATCCAGAAGAACTTAAAAGACTGCCTAAGAAAGGGCCTTATATAACTATTTCTAACCATCCACTAGGAGGGATAGACGGTATTCTATTGCTTAAACTGATGTTAGAGCATGATCCTGATTTTAAAATTATCGCTAACTTCTTATTACATCGCATAGAGCCATTAAAGCCTTATATTATGCCTGTGAATCCTTTTGAGAACAATAAGGATGTTAAATCAAGCGTTATAGGATTAAAAGATACTTTAAGACATTTAAGTGATGGAAAGCCTCTAGGGATATTCCCAGCAGGGGAAGTGTCTACGTATAAAGATGATAAACTTATCGTAGATAAACCTTGGGAAGAAGGAGCTATTAAATTGATAAAGAAAGCAAATGTACCTGTAGTGCCTATTTATTTTCATGCAACAAATAGTAAGTTATTCTATTTCTTGTCTCAGATAAATCCTACGTTACGTACAGCTAAACTGCCTTCTGAACTATTGACTCAAAAAAATAGAGTGATCAAAGTAAGGATAGGTAGACCAATATCAGTAGAAGAACAAAGTGAACACTATGATATAAATGATTATGGTAACTTCCTGCGTTTTAAAACATACTTATTGTCTAATGCATATAAGGATGAAGATATACGTAAATGGATTAAAGTACCATCATTTAATTTCAAATTACCAAAAAGCGTGAAAGATATTATTGAGGCACAGCCAGTAGAGAAGATTTTAGAAGAGATTAATACGCTGAGAGAAGGTGATTATAGATTATTACAGAGTAAGAATTACGAGATATTCTTGTGTAAATCAGATCTAATACCAACAATCCTAATAGAATTAGGACGTTTAAGAGAAATTACGTTTAGACAAGTAGGGGAGGGAACGAATAATGAACTAGACTTAGACCAATACGATAAGTATTATCACCATATGTTCTTATGGGATAATGATACTCAACAGATTTGTGGAGCATATCGTATGGGATTAGGGACAGAGATTTATAAGAAATATGGAATCAATGGGTTCTATCTAAATGAGTTGTTCCGCTTCGAATCTGAGCTTTATCCGATGATGTCTCAGTCTATAGAGATGGGTAGAGCTTTTATTATTAAAGAGTATCAACAAAAACCAATGCCTCTATTCTTATTGTGGAAAGGTATTGTACATACTACATTGAGATATCCTGAGCACAAGTACTTAATCGGTGGAGTGAGTATTAGTAATCAGTTCTCTGATTTCTCTAAATCATTAATGATTGAGTTTATGAGATCACATTATTTTGATCCTTATATTGCCCAGTATGTTACTCCTAAGATGGAATATAAAGTAAATCTTAAGGATAGTGAGAAAGATTTAATCTTTAGTGAGACAGATTCTGATTTAAATAAATTCGATAAGATCATCGAGGATGTAGAACCAGGAAAGTTAAGATTGCCTGTATTGATTAAAAAATACATTAAGCAGAATGCAAAGGTGATTGCTTTTAATGTCGATCCATTGTTTAATAATGCTATAGATGGTCTGATGTATATCAAGATTGCTGATCTACCAGAAAGCACAGTGAAACCTGTAATGGAAGAATTCGAAGCAGAACTTGAAAGAAAGATTCAAGAAGAAAATAACAAAAGCGAAAAGCAACAGTCATAA
- a CDS encoding exodeoxyribonuclease III has protein sequence MKIISYNVNGIRAAINKGFIEWIQEENPDIICLQEIKAKEDQIPVADILAAGYPYQYYYSAQKAGYSGVAVLCKQEPKNVVFGTGIDYMDFEGRNLRVDYDDISVMSLYLPSASNIERLDFKYQYMDDFFSYIDNLKKEIPNLVICGDYNICHQAIDIHDPVRNAKVSGFLPEERAWLDKFINNGFIDSFRMFNQEPHNYSWWTYRANARNNNKGWRIDYHLVTENMRSKIKHATILPDVKHSDHCPILVEIDA, from the coding sequence ATGAAGATAATCTCGTATAACGTAAATGGAATACGTGCTGCTATAAACAAAGGATTTATAGAATGGATTCAAGAAGAGAATCCTGACATTATATGTCTACAAGAAATTAAAGCAAAAGAAGATCAAATACCTGTAGCAGATATTCTAGCTGCTGGGTATCCATACCAATACTATTATTCTGCTCAGAAAGCAGGGTATAGCGGAGTAGCTGTCTTGTGTAAGCAAGAGCCTAAAAACGTAGTATTCGGAACAGGTATAGACTATATGGACTTCGAAGGTAGAAACTTAAGAGTAGATTATGACGATATCTCTGTGATGTCTCTATACCTACCGTCTGCCTCTAATATAGAGAGACTAGACTTTAAATATCAGTATATGGATGACTTCTTCAGCTATATCGATAACCTAAAGAAAGAGATTCCAAACCTAGTGATCTGTGGAGACTATAATATTTGTCACCAAGCTATCGACATCCATGACCCTGTGCGCAATGCTAAAGTATCAGGTTTCTTGCCAGAAGAACGTGCATGGTTAGACAAGTTCATCAACAATGGTTTTATAGACAGCTTCCGTATGTTCAACCAAGAGCCACATAACTACAGCTGGTGGACATACAGAGCGAATGCTCGTAATAATAATAAAGGGTGGAGAATAGACTATCACTTAGTGACAGAGAATATGAGAAGCAAGATAAAACATGCGACTATACTACCTGATGTAAAGCACTCTGATCACTGCCCAATACTTGTAGAGATAGACGCATAA
- a CDS encoding OmpA/MotB family protein, with protein sequence MSIKKISLGLLALTMLSSCVTRKLYNELDQQYKDALAENEQLSSELDLMNSSNTDLENIKRQLAAQLKELQQERSNLNAEIAAAQNKLRDLESSYNNLEKHSEETLKAEAARLAKAKTELEEKSRRVAELESILAANDKQMRTLKDNLSNALNAFEGRGLTIEQKNGRVYVSMENKLLFKSGSWTISDEGKEAVVELGKVLADNPDITVLIEGHTDNDKILGNLGDGVKTNWDLSTKRSLTIVSILEQTPNIDKRNLTAAGRSEYAPLASNNTAEGKAKNRRIEVILTPNLDKINSMLNQL encoded by the coding sequence ATGTCAATTAAAAAGATTAGCCTAGGCTTATTAGCGCTTACCATGTTATCATCATGTGTGACACGCAAGTTATACAATGAACTAGATCAACAGTACAAAGATGCATTAGCCGAAAACGAACAGCTAAGTAGTGAATTAGACCTTATGAACAGTTCTAATACAGATTTAGAAAATATCAAAAGACAACTAGCTGCTCAGTTAAAAGAACTTCAACAAGAGAGAAGTAATCTTAACGCTGAAATCGCTGCTGCACAGAACAAACTAAGAGACCTAGAAAGTTCTTATAACAATCTAGAGAAGCACAGTGAAGAAACACTAAAAGCAGAAGCTGCTAGACTAGCTAAAGCCAAAACGGAACTAGAAGAGAAATCAAGACGTGTAGCTGAGCTAGAAAGTATCTTAGCGGCTAATGATAAACAGATGCGTACTCTAAAAGACAATCTATCTAATGCCCTAAACGCATTCGAAGGTAGAGGACTGACTATCGAACAAAAAAATGGACGTGTCTATGTCTCTATGGAAAACAAATTGTTATTTAAATCTGGTAGCTGGACGATCAGTGATGAAGGAAAAGAGGCAGTAGTAGAGCTAGGCAAGGTATTAGCGGACAACCCCGATATCACAGTACTGATAGAAGGACATACAGATAATGATAAGATATTAGGTAATCTAGGAGATGGCGTGAAGACCAATTGGGACTTATCTACTAAACGATCTTTAACTATCGTATCTATTCTAGAGCAAACACCCAATATAGATAAGAGAAATCTTACAGCTGCTGGTAGAAGTGAATATGCTCCGCTAGCAAGTAACAACACTGCTGAGGGCAAAGCGAAGAACAGACGTATAGAAGTTATCTTAACTCCTAATCTGGATAAAATCAACTCTATGCTGAATCAGTTATAG
- a CDS encoding mechanosensitive ion channel family protein, whose protein sequence is MMINNYLVTNIDTIIDPQNFNKLYQWFYNLLDFLSLSEYATHVVTAILLLTSFTICMFILDYILKNFFIVLVKTFSSKTKTTFDDLLVENKFFHNVTHLIPIALAKILFPIFFLGFPNLTKFVMSVTDILVTVALTLVIRSTIRSIRDYLKSKPRLADKPLDSYAQVSSILVYFFSGIIIFSIITGTDPIKFLISLGAASAILILVFKDTIMGFVASIQVSSNDMVRVGDWIEMAKYGADGTVLEMNLSTVKVQNFDKTITTIPTHLLISDSFKNYRGMQTSGGRRIKRSINIKISSIRYLEKDEIELLKKIQLLAPYIEERQKEIEEYNEKTQADQSMPINGRRITNIGMFRAYVTRYIQQNPNIHKEYPLMVRHLQPTEHGLPIEIYTFTNTTVWAVYENIMADIFDHVLAAVDYFHLDVFELPSSDDVRHFIQNSTTNHDSFGN, encoded by the coding sequence ATGATGATTAATAACTATCTAGTTACTAATATTGATACGATTATCGACCCTCAAAATTTTAATAAACTATACCAATGGTTCTATAATCTACTGGACTTCTTAAGTCTATCAGAATATGCTACCCATGTAGTGACAGCAATTCTGTTACTAACGTCTTTTACGATCTGTATGTTCATTTTAGATTATATTCTAAAGAACTTTTTTATAGTTTTAGTAAAGACTTTTAGTTCTAAGACTAAAACGACGTTTGATGACTTATTAGTAGAGAATAAATTCTTTCACAATGTTACACACTTAATTCCGATTGCCTTAGCGAAGATCTTATTTCCGATATTCTTTTTAGGCTTTCCGAACCTAACGAAGTTTGTGATGTCAGTGACAGATATCTTAGTCACAGTAGCCTTGACCTTAGTGATTCGATCTACTATACGCAGTATACGCGACTACCTAAAGAGCAAGCCACGCCTAGCAGACAAACCTCTAGATAGCTATGCACAGGTATCTAGCATACTAGTCTATTTCTTCTCTGGAATTATTATATTCTCTATCATCACAGGTACAGACCCTATCAAATTCTTAATCTCATTAGGAGCTGCCTCTGCTATCCTTATATTAGTCTTTAAAGATACCATTATGGGATTCGTAGCGAGTATTCAAGTTTCTTCTAATGATATGGTGCGTGTAGGAGACTGGATAGAGATGGCTAAGTATGGCGCAGATGGTACAGTACTAGAGATGAACCTAAGTACGGTGAAGGTGCAGAACTTTGACAAGACAATCACCACCATACCGACTCACCTTCTGATCAGTGACTCATTTAAAAACTATAGAGGAATGCAGACTTCTGGAGGTAGAAGGATTAAGAGAAGTATCAATATTAAAATCTCTTCTATCCGCTATCTAGAGAAGGATGAAATAGAACTACTTAAAAAGATACAACTATTAGCTCCGTATATAGAAGAACGCCAAAAAGAAATAGAAGAATACAACGAGAAAACACAAGCTGATCAATCTATGCCTATCAATGGACGTAGAATAACGAATATAGGAATGTTTAGAGCGTATGTAACAAGATACATACAGCAGAACCCTAATATTCACAAAGAATATCCTCTGATGGTAAGGCATCTACAGCCTACAGAGCACGGGCTACCGATAGAGATATACACCTTCACGAATACCACTGTATGGGCAGTATATGAGAATATCATGGCAGATATATTCGACCACGTATTAGCCGCTGTAGATTATTTCCACCTAGATGTATTCGAATTGCCTTCTTCTGATGACGTAAGACATTTCATACAGAACAGTACTACTAATCATGATTCGTTTGGTAACTAA
- the xseB gene encoding exodeoxyribonuclease VII small subunit gives MEQLTYEKAALELEAILNDLKNDEVTVDELASKVERASKLIVFCKEKLTTTEQQVEGIIEKLGL, from the coding sequence ATGGAACAACTTACTTATGAAAAAGCCGCTTTAGAATTAGAAGCAATTCTGAATGATTTAAAGAATGATGAAGTGACTGTAGATGAACTAGCGAGCAAAGTAGAACGCGCATCTAAACTAATAGTGTTCTGTAAAGAGAAATTGACAACTACAGAACAACAAGTAGAAGGCATTATAGAAAAACTAGGATTATAA
- the xseA gene encoding exodeoxyribonuclease VII large subunit, with the protein MYIDNKYYRLSTILYRVKDIVDKAISNNYFWLRAEIGQLKEDRKGHLYLELVENKDGVVLAKCRANIWQSNAYVIKKTLGENANEILKNGAEIMCYCEVTFSNLYGMSINIHRIDLSYSLGEVERIKQENLRKLVEKGYHQKNKELYLPAVLQRIALVSSKGTAGHADFIKQLEENEYNFVYHIDHYDCQVQGDGAVASIQEALSQIESDAYDVIVLIRGGGSALDLDVFNHYELAVTLAMSHTPVFTGIGHETDSSLADFVANHYFKTPSAVAAYIVERTALFYTDISRMYEGIIQSYKQNITIEQHKLEVAEKEIRLYGVAQAKQKKQELGTLSNRLITEVRKRLHTEESFIESATQSISYRAQRITGKENQTLKEKTKLVAYLAQQCIDVHQQQLNTSLEKLVYQAKGQLKKERVRLVTFEEITTAYDLSSILRKGFAIVMHNGQLLNEHKELNIGDELEIAIYNKKYRIILAEIKEVKQWNNLLMKKPL; encoded by the coding sequence ATGTATATAGACAATAAGTATTATCGACTGAGCACTATCCTCTATAGAGTGAAGGATATAGTAGATAAGGCTATATCGAATAACTACTTTTGGCTAAGGGCAGAGATAGGTCAGCTAAAGGAAGACCGTAAGGGACATCTCTATCTAGAACTCGTAGAGAATAAAGATGGAGTAGTGTTAGCCAAGTGTCGTGCGAATATCTGGCAATCTAATGCCTATGTGATCAAAAAAACCTTAGGAGAGAATGCGAATGAGATACTGAAGAATGGGGCTGAGATCATGTGTTACTGCGAAGTCACGTTTAGTAATCTATACGGGATGTCTATTAATATACATCGGATAGACTTGTCTTACTCATTAGGGGAGGTAGAACGCATAAAGCAGGAGAACCTCAGAAAGTTAGTAGAGAAGGGGTATCATCAGAAGAATAAAGAACTGTATCTACCTGCTGTGCTTCAGCGCATAGCCTTAGTAAGTTCTAAGGGGACAGCGGGGCATGCCGATTTTATAAAACAACTAGAGGAGAACGAGTATAATTTCGTCTATCATATAGATCACTATGACTGTCAAGTGCAGGGTGATGGGGCTGTAGCGTCTATACAAGAGGCGCTGAGTCAGATAGAGTCAGATGCGTATGATGTGATCGTGCTGATTAGAGGGGGAGGATCTGCGCTAGACTTAGATGTGTTTAATCACTACGAGTTAGCAGTGACGCTAGCCATGAGCCATACACCAGTATTTACTGGGATAGGACATGAGACTGATAGTTCGTTAGCTGACTTTGTGGCTAATCACTATTTTAAAACGCCGAGTGCCGTAGCGGCTTATATCGTGGAGCGAACTGCTCTGTTCTATACGGATATCAGTAGGATGTATGAAGGTATTATACAGTCTTATAAACAGAATATCACTATAGAACAGCATAAGCTAGAAGTAGCGGAGAAGGAGATAAGGTTATATGGTGTGGCACAAGCCAAACAAAAAAAGCAAGAACTAGGTACGTTATCCAACAGACTGATAACAGAGGTGAGAAAACGCCTTCATACAGAAGAGTCGTTTATAGAGAGTGCAACGCAGTCTATCTCCTATCGGGCTCAACGCATAACAGGTAAAGAAAATCAGACGCTAAAAGAAAAAACGAAGCTAGTGGCTTATTTAGCACAACAGTGTATCGATGTGCATCAACAACAACTGAATACTTCGCTAGAGAAACTGGTCTATCAAGCAAAAGGACAGTTGAAGAAAGAACGTGTGCGATTAGTTACTTTCGAAGAGATTACAACAGCGTATGACCTGAGTTCTATTCTAAGGAAAGGGTTTGCGATCGTGATGCACAATGGACAACTGTTGAATGAACACAAAGAATTAAATATAGGAGATGAGCTAGAGATAGCAATCTATAATAAGAAGTATAGAATTATATTAGCAGAAATAAAAGAAGTGAAGCAATGGAACAACTTACTTATGAAAAAGCCGCTTTAG